From Triticum urartu cultivar G1812 chromosome 2, Tu2.1, whole genome shotgun sequence, a single genomic window includes:
- the LOC125540964 gene encoding NAC domain-containing protein 46-like, translating into MSDVTAVMHLRGEEPWLALPPGFRFHPTDEEVVTHYLTPKIRNPDFSCLMVAYVNLNNTEPWDLPKKAKMGAGETEWFFFVHKDRKYPTGTRTNRATKSGYWKATGKDKEIFRGIGLDAVLVGMKKTLVFYRGRAPGGQKTSWVMHEYRLEGELPHRLPRSAKDDWAVCRLFNKELAAQNAPQMAPAADADMEEEDPFAFLDELLNSDDLLNNAGLLGNADPPMLMDYPSGAIDFAGASSSTSSAALPVELDMEHRTRKTEPPAPQQQSPNYMWKM; encoded by the exons ATGTCGGACGTGACGGCGGTGATGCATCTGCGGGGGGAGGAGCCGTGGCTGGCGCTTCCTCCAGGGTTCCGGTTCCACCCCACCGACGAGGAGGTGGTCACGCACTACCTCACCCCCAAGATCCGCAACCCCGACTTCTCCTGTCTCATGGTCGCCTACGTCAACCTCAACAACACCGAGCCGTGGGATCTCCCGA AAAAGGCGAAGATGGGCGCGGGCGAGACGGAGTGGTTCTTTTTTGTGCACAAGGATCGGAAGTACCCGACGGGGACGCGCACCAACCGGGCGACGAAGAGCGGCTACTGGAAGGCGACGGGTAAGGACAAGGAGATCTTCCGCGGCATAGGACTGGACGCCGTCCTCGTCGGCATGAAGAAGACGCTCGTCTTCTACCGCGGCCGCGCCCCCGGCGGCCAAAAGACGTCGTGGGTGATGCACGAGTACCGCCTCGAGGGCGAGCTGCCCCATCGCCTACCCCGCTCCGCCAAG GACGATTGGGCTGTTTGCCGGCTGTTCAACAAAGAATTGGCCGCGCAGAATGCACCCCAGATGGCGCCGGCGGCCGACGCGGACATGGAGGAGGAGGACCCGTTCGCCTTCCTCGATGAGTTGCTCAACAGTGATGACTTGCTCAACAACGCTGGCCTGCTCGGCAATGCCGACCCGCCGATGCTCATGGACTATCCGTCAGGCGCCATAGACTTCGCCGGCGCTTCCAGCTCCACCTCCAGCGCGGCCCTGCCGGTTGAGCTGGACATGGAGCATCGGACCCGCAAGACGGAGCCACCGGCACCGCAGCAGCAGAGCCCAAACTACATGTGGAAGATGTGA